One segment of Leptospirillum ferrooxidans C2-3 DNA contains the following:
- a CDS encoding GGDEF domain-containing protein translates to MKRTPFPIELPFRTFVAITFAGTIAFHLVGLAIHTTISRQKTHLVAQIETLAEIRSQVSGLDSSLSLLRERVGRTMDHLSAPEQSPMNQRNLQKISGEFHLIFMLLKSFEANGDRAQNHLVQKWVKEMDDLNTCKVNKGPDLHNCLLGVQDRLSTFLSQIQKARGTISSELLRVEAHQSRLEYWDTILYWLTTVSGLLFMGLGWRNVLRQVGSPMHDVTDYLESYQEHSPSAPPILPSLFQIREIRILKESMTNIHNDFLTGILARHAIMGVLKREVELSGRSGAPLSVAIFDVDFFKKVNDQYGHPAGDRALQHVVLKIQQSIRKTDWFGRWGGEEFLLICPNLPKEDAWSRLDEIREAIREPLVLSPVATIILSASVGVSFFPESPDLETIMTSADKALYIAKESGRNRVVLS, encoded by the coding sequence ATGAAAAGAACCCCTTTTCCCATTGAACTTCCCTTTCGGACTTTTGTCGCCATTACCTTTGCGGGAACGATCGCTTTTCACCTTGTTGGCCTTGCTATTCATACCACGATTTCCAGACAAAAAACGCATCTGGTAGCCCAGATTGAAACTTTGGCCGAAATCCGTAGCCAGGTATCGGGCCTTGATTCCAGTCTCTCTCTATTGAGGGAAAGAGTTGGCCGGACTATGGATCATTTATCAGCTCCAGAGCAGAGCCCAATGAACCAGAGGAATCTCCAGAAGATTTCGGGAGAATTCCATCTGATTTTTATGTTGCTGAAGAGTTTTGAAGCCAATGGAGACCGCGCACAAAATCACCTTGTTCAGAAATGGGTGAAAGAAATGGACGATCTGAACACATGCAAAGTCAATAAGGGACCGGATCTGCACAATTGTCTTTTGGGTGTTCAGGATCGCCTGTCGACTTTTTTATCCCAAATTCAAAAAGCAAGAGGAACCATTTCCTCTGAACTCTTGAGGGTTGAGGCTCATCAGTCCAGACTGGAGTATTGGGATACGATCCTTTATTGGTTAACAACCGTATCCGGTTTATTGTTCATGGGTCTTGGATGGAGAAATGTCCTCCGTCAGGTGGGAAGCCCCATGCATGATGTCACAGACTACCTGGAGAGTTATCAGGAGCACTCTCCCTCGGCACCTCCCATCCTCCCCTCCCTTTTCCAAATACGCGAGATCCGGATCTTAAAAGAGTCCATGACCAATATTCATAATGATTTTCTCACGGGAATCCTCGCCCGGCATGCCATCATGGGGGTTTTAAAGCGGGAGGTCGAACTCTCCGGACGGTCAGGGGCACCATTGTCGGTGGCGATTTTCGATGTCGACTTTTTCAAGAAGGTCAATGACCAATATGGACATCCTGCCGGAGACAGGGCATTGCAACACGTTGTCTTGAAAATCCAGCAATCGATCCGGAAAACGGACTGGTTTGGCCGTTGGGGCGGAGAGGAATTTCTGCTGATTTGCCCCAATCTTCCCAAAGAAGATGCATGGAGCAGACTTGATGAAATCAGGGAGGCGATCCGGGAGCCTCTCGTTCTTTCCCCTGTTGCAACCATCATTCTATCGGCAAGTGTCGGAGTGTCCTTCTTTCCGGAATCCCCCGACCTTGAAACCATCATGACCTCTGCCGACAAGGCGCTGTACATCGCCAAGGAATCCGGACGAAACAGGGTTGTCCTCTCTTGA